The following are encoded together in the Fusarium keratoplasticum isolate Fu6.1 chromosome 1, whole genome shotgun sequence genome:
- a CDS encoding Zn(2)-C6 fungal-type domain-containing protein → MPIKMDLTPPPEVDAFIESEEKRRVFWMAYFLDHLFSMRNDWPVTLNEHVICTRLPAPESEFQSGQFALGRFLSEAMTDFSQTTSSPFNECLILATICGRSLMNDHQDKVSKAYGDPGSELELQRQWLDHILTTRLEALSDRYPSPTEAHDPLLLFANILGQTTVVYHCKGIIESTANSSTLENSNSEYLEIQSRAVAAIKDIVSLAKAMSELHFSKIHPLMPIPLFICAEFLYDHSSKQEAFQPYLQELVSIFYGLTNVNNHEQTYVDLLPRSCISKTKELLKHGIGASTVEA, encoded by the exons ATGCCGATCAAGATGGATCTCACTCCCCCGCCGGAAGTCGACGCATTCATCGAGAGTGAGGAGAAACGGCGCGTATTTTGGATGGCTTACTTCCTTGATCACCTGTTCAGTATGCGGAACGACTGGCCCGTTACTTTGAACGAGCATGTG ATCTGCACTCGTCTACCGGCTCCAGAAAGTGAATTTCAAAGCGGCCAATTTGCCCTGGGTCGTTTCTTATCAGAAGCAATGACCGATTTCAGTCAGACCACATCGTCTCCATTCAACGAGTGTCTCATTCTAGCCACCATCTGCGGTCGCAGTCTGATGAATGATCACCAGGACAAAGTATCAAAAGCTTACGGTGATCCGGGCTCAGAATTGGAGCTGCAACGCCAATGGCTGGATCATATTCTCACGACCAGGCTTGAAGCATTATCTGACCGTTACCCATCTCCTACTGAGGCACACGATCCTCTCCTATTGTTTGCCAACATCCTCGGCCAGACCACGGTTGTGTACCACTGCAAGGGTATCATCGAGTCCACGGCCaactcctcgaccttggaaAATTCTAATTCCGAGTATCTCGAGATCCAGAGTCGCGCTGTAGCTGCCATCAAAGACATCGTCAGCCTTGCAAAAGCCATGAGCGAATTACATTTCTCCAAG ATTCACCCATTAATGCCAATTCCATTATTCATCTGCGCTGAGTTTCTTTACGACCATTCTTCCAAACAAGAGGCTTTTCAGCCATATCTGCAAGAGTTGGTTTCCATCTTCTATGGGCTCACGAATGTGAACAACCATGAGCAGACCTACGTGGACTTATTACCTCGGTCATGCATCTCCAAAACGAAAGAGCTGCTCAAGCATGGCATTGGAGCTAGTACAGTTGAGGCATAA